The following coding sequences lie in one Stenotrophomonas rhizophila genomic window:
- a CDS encoding threonine/serine ThrE exporter family protein, protein MSADTATIVTPQATYAQRVAFVSEMAGRLHSYGTTAQRLEAAVVALAQRLDLDCEPWSNPTGLILSFSDPTKAIGSSDITRVIRLAPGENDLHKLSIADQITDAVANGTMSIAQGHTALRQLDKDPGRRGKIRMILSYSLGAAGVAGLWKLPWLDIATAGMIGLLIGLMTLYTDRRPASREASEALAALLAGTVAALVASFLGPLNLNTVIIASLVVMLPGMSLTNAVNELASQHWVSGTARFAGAITTILKLTVGAVIAVTLSGIIGLDPQVRASRPQADWVEWSALLVAAFAFAMLFKANRRDYPWVMAASVAGYAISKFAGQAWGLPAGIFMSAMVMTAAGNLFGRWVQRPGAIIRLPGIIMLVPGSTSLRGVLTLVQQQDMSAGQTVLMTVLNVVMALVAGLLFGNLLVPARKNL, encoded by the coding sequence ATGTCCGCCGATACCGCCACCATCGTTACCCCCCAGGCCACCTACGCGCAGCGCGTGGCATTCGTATCGGAAATGGCCGGGCGCCTGCACAGCTATGGCACGACGGCGCAGCGGCTGGAGGCGGCAGTGGTCGCGCTGGCGCAGCGGCTGGACCTGGATTGCGAGCCGTGGTCGAACCCGACCGGGCTGATCCTGAGTTTCAGCGACCCGACCAAGGCGATCGGTTCGTCGGACATCACGCGGGTGATCCGGCTGGCGCCGGGCGAGAACGACCTGCATAAACTGAGCATCGCCGACCAGATCACCGATGCGGTGGCCAACGGTACGATGAGCATCGCGCAGGGTCACACGGCGCTGCGGCAGTTGGACAAGGATCCGGGCCGGCGCGGCAAAATCCGGATGATCCTGTCCTACAGCCTGGGTGCGGCGGGCGTGGCCGGTTTGTGGAAGCTGCCGTGGCTGGATATCGCGACGGCGGGGATGATCGGGTTGTTGATCGGGCTGATGACGCTGTACACCGACCGCCGGCCGGCCAGCCGGGAGGCAAGCGAGGCGTTGGCGGCGCTGCTGGCCGGTACGGTGGCGGCGCTGGTGGCGTCGTTCCTGGGGCCGTTGAATCTCAATACGGTGATCATCGCGTCGCTGGTGGTGATGCTGCCCGGGATGTCGTTGACCAATGCGGTGAACGAGCTGGCGAGTCAGCACTGGGTTTCGGGGACGGCGCGGTTTGCCGGTGCGATCACGACGATTCTGAAACTGACGGTGGGCGCGGTGATCGCGGTGACGCTGTCGGGGATCATCGGGCTGGACCCGCAGGTGCGGGCCTCGCGGCCGCAGGCCGACTGGGTGGAATGGAGCGCGCTGTTGGTGGCGGCGTTCGCGTTCGCGATGTTGTTCAAGGCCAATCGGCGCGATTATCCGTGGGTGATGGCAGCCTCGGTTGCCGGTTATGCGATTTCGAAATTCGCCGGGCAGGCATGGGGGTTGCCGGCGGGTATTTTCATGTCGGCGATGGTGATGACGGCGGCGGGCAATCTGTTCGGTCGGTGGGTGCAGCGGCCGGGCGCGATCATCCGGTTGCCGGGGATCATCATGCTGGTGCCGGGCAGTACGAGTCTGCGCGGGGTGCTGACGCTGGTGCAGCAGCAGGACATGAGCGCGGGCCAGACGGTGCTGATGACGGTGCTCAATGTGGTGATGGCGCTGGTGGCCGGGCTGCTGTTTGGCAATCTGCTGGTGCCGGCGCGGAAGAATCTCTGA
- a CDS encoding ABC transporter permease: MTHTHAPHLEQDAQDPGLVRLSGHWTLHTALAAAEVLRGIPDTLTGIDASGITVLDSAGVLQVLRVARRADLGEDALAFREEHRALVCTIEEVADDRPRPKRDFGVLAALERLGVSVHGMGHNIVALASFLGENLVKGARLIKEPRRFRLTATVAQMEQVGLDAVPLVALLSYLVGAVIAFLGSTILRDFGAEIYVVELVSIAFLREFAVLLTAIVLAGRTASAFTAQIGAMKAREEIDAMKTLGLDPIDLLVLPRLVALLITLPLLSFIAMMAGLAGGVTVGAFDLGIPPQMYIARMYETMEVRNMLVGLSKAPVFALVIGLIGCLEGLKVEGTAQSVGERTTSSVVQAISLVIILDAFAALWFMKMGW, from the coding sequence ATGACGCACACACACGCCCCCCATCTCGAACAGGATGCGCAGGACCCCGGCCTGGTCCGGTTGTCCGGCCACTGGACCCTGCATACCGCGCTGGCCGCGGCCGAAGTGCTGCGCGGCATTCCCGACACGCTCACCGGCATCGACGCCAGCGGCATCACCGTGCTCGACTCGGCCGGCGTGCTGCAGGTCCTGCGCGTGGCGCGGCGTGCCGACCTGGGCGAAGACGCCCTGGCCTTCCGCGAAGAACACCGCGCGCTGGTGTGCACCATCGAAGAAGTCGCCGACGACCGTCCCCGGCCCAAGCGTGACTTCGGCGTCCTGGCCGCGCTCGAACGCCTGGGCGTCAGCGTGCACGGCATGGGCCACAACATCGTGGCGCTGGCCAGCTTCCTCGGCGAGAACCTGGTCAAAGGCGCGCGCCTGATCAAAGAGCCACGCCGGTTCCGGCTTACCGCCACCGTGGCCCAGATGGAACAGGTCGGGCTGGATGCCGTCCCGCTGGTGGCCCTGCTGTCCTACCTCGTGGGCGCCGTCATCGCCTTCCTCGGCTCGACCATCCTGCGCGACTTCGGCGCGGAGATTTACGTGGTCGAGCTGGTCAGCATCGCCTTCCTGCGCGAATTCGCCGTACTGCTCACCGCCATCGTGCTGGCCGGCCGCACCGCCAGTGCCTTCACCGCGCAGATCGGCGCGATGAAGGCGCGCGAAGAAATCGATGCGATGAAAACCCTCGGCCTGGACCCGATCGACCTGCTGGTGCTGCCGCGACTGGTCGCGCTGCTGATCACCCTGCCGCTGCTGAGCTTCATCGCGATGATGGCCGGCCTCGCCGGTGGCGTCACCGTGGGCGCGTTCGATCTCGGCATTCCGCCGCAGATGTATATCGCGCGCATGTACGAGACCATGGAAGTGCGCAACATGCTGGTGGGCCTGTCCAAGGCGCCGGTGTTCGCGCTGGTGATCGGCCTGATCGGCTGCCTGGAAGGCCTCAAGGTGGAAGGCACCGCGCAGTCGGTCGGTGAGCGCACCACCTCCAGTGTGGTCCAGGCCATTTCGCTGGTGATCATCCTCGACGCGTTCGCCGCGCTGTGGTTCATGAAGATGGGCTGGTAA
- a CDS encoding ABC transporter ATP-binding protein, which yields MTLDTAPAADHSAPASADPDLVIRVRGLVNRFGAQLVHDGVDLDVRRGEILGVVGGSGTGKSVLMRSILGLREPDDGQIEVLGVDARSSDPASRLHIERNTGVLFQDGALFSSLTVGENVQVPLKEHHRELPERWHYELALLKVKLAGLPADAINKLPSQLSGGMRKRAGLARALALDPPLLFLDEPTAGLDPIGAAAFDRLIKTLQEALGLTVFLITHDLDTLYAICDRVAVLADKKVIANAPLHEIEQLDHPWIQEYFHGPRARAARSAKNEIE from the coding sequence ATGACCCTCGACACCGCCCCTGCCGCCGACCACAGCGCGCCCGCCAGCGCCGATCCCGACCTGGTGATCCGCGTGCGCGGGCTGGTCAACCGCTTCGGTGCGCAACTGGTGCACGACGGCGTCGACCTGGACGTGCGTCGCGGTGAAATCCTGGGCGTGGTGGGCGGCTCGGGTACCGGCAAGTCGGTGCTGATGCGCAGCATCCTCGGCCTGCGCGAGCCCGACGATGGCCAGATCGAGGTACTGGGCGTGGATGCACGCTCCAGCGACCCGGCCAGCCGCCTGCATATTGAACGCAATACCGGCGTGCTGTTCCAGGACGGAGCACTGTTCTCGTCGCTGACCGTGGGCGAGAACGTGCAGGTGCCACTGAAGGAACACCACCGCGAACTGCCCGAACGCTGGCACTACGAACTGGCCCTGCTCAAGGTGAAGCTGGCCGGGCTGCCGGCCGATGCGATCAACAAGCTGCCCTCGCAGTTGTCCGGCGGCATGCGCAAGCGCGCCGGCCTGGCCCGTGCGCTGGCGCTGGATCCGCCACTGCTGTTCCTGGACGAACCCACCGCCGGGCTGGACCCGATCGGCGCGGCCGCCTTCGACCGGCTCATCAAGACCCTGCAGGAAGCGCTGGGCCTGACCGTCTTCCTGATCACACACGATCTGGACACGCTGTATGCCATCTGTGACCGGGTGGCGGTGCTGGCCGACAAGAAGGTCATCGCCAACGCACCGCTGCACGAGATCGAACAGCTGGACCACCCGTGGATCCAGGAGTATTTCCACGGACCACGCGCCCGCGCGGCGCGAAGCGCAAAGAACGAGATCGAGTAA
- a CDS encoding MlaD family protein, which produces METKANYVLIGAFTLVVGLALLAFGLWAAKYSSDRTWTEYRVVFREAVTGLTVGSPVQYNGIAVGSITELNLVPDDPRQVVARIRLNSNTPIKTDTRAKLAITSLTGPSIIQLSGGTPQAAALTAVNKDPAPIIPTTPSALQNITDVANRIVERMDQVLSDRNVASINATLANLETISGGLADRDQGTQALLLSARDAARSLDVTLKSTNGTIQRLDKNLVQQLPPILDKLETTLSKLDSAAGNADSILGENRAAINSFANDGLAQLGPTLTELRGLIRDLRRVSDRLDNNPARYLLGRDAPKEFEPK; this is translated from the coding sequence ATGGAAACCAAAGCCAATTACGTACTGATCGGCGCCTTCACCCTGGTGGTGGGACTGGCGCTGCTGGCCTTCGGCCTGTGGGCAGCCAAGTACTCCTCCGACCGCACCTGGACCGAGTACCGGGTGGTCTTCCGCGAAGCCGTCACCGGCCTGACGGTGGGCAGCCCGGTGCAGTACAACGGCATCGCGGTCGGCTCGATCACCGAGCTGAACCTGGTGCCGGACGACCCGCGCCAGGTGGTGGCCCGCATCCGCCTGAACTCCAACACGCCGATCAAGACCGACACCCGCGCCAAGCTGGCCATCACCAGCCTGACCGGCCCGTCGATCATCCAGCTCAGCGGTGGCACCCCGCAGGCCGCTGCGCTGACCGCGGTCAACAAGGACCCGGCGCCGATCATTCCGACCACCCCCTCGGCGCTGCAGAACATCACCGACGTGGCCAACCGCATCGTCGAGCGCATGGACCAGGTGCTGAGCGACCGCAACGTGGCCAGCATCAACGCCACCCTGGCCAACCTGGAAACCATCAGCGGCGGCCTGGCCGACCGCGACCAGGGCACCCAGGCGCTGCTGCTCAGCGCGCGCGACGCCGCGCGCAGCCTGGATGTCACCCTCAAGAGCACCAACGGCACCATCCAGCGCCTGGACAAGAACCTGGTGCAGCAGTTGCCGCCGATCCTGGACAAGCTGGAAACCACCCTGAGCAAGCTGGATTCGGCCGCCGGCAATGCCGATTCGATCCTCGGCGAGAACCGTGCGGCGATCAACAGCTTCGCCAACGATGGCCTGGCCCAGCTTGGCCCGACCCTGACCGAGCTGCGCGGGCTGATCCGCGACCTGCGCCGGGTCAGCGACCGCCTCGACAACAACCCGGCACGCTATCTGCTGGGCCGTGACGCGCCCAAGGAGTTCGAACCCAAATGA
- a CDS encoding ABC-type transport auxiliary lipoprotein family protein: MSRPTLTRILLPAAMLALLGGCSLLGSNERSAVTIYSPVVRIQADPSWPKVDWQLVLVKPSAARVVDSPRINVRPSPSELEVYKGVSWAQPATDMLDDALVRGFEDSGRIQGVARATTGIRADYKLALDVRRFEADYRGQATPTALIEVNAKLIHVVDQRVVADRTFRQEQPVPSTATADVARAFEQGLQATTSEVVGWTLVRGQADYQQAQVTPTRVR; encoded by the coding sequence ATGAGCCGCCCGACTCTCACCCGGATCCTGTTGCCGGCGGCGATGCTCGCCCTGCTGGGCGGCTGCTCGCTGCTGGGCAGCAACGAACGCAGCGCAGTCACCATCTATTCCCCGGTCGTGCGCATCCAGGCCGACCCCAGCTGGCCCAAGGTCGACTGGCAGCTGGTGCTGGTCAAGCCCAGCGCCGCACGCGTGGTCGACAGCCCGCGCATCAACGTGCGCCCCTCCCCCTCCGAGCTGGAGGTGTACAAGGGCGTGAGCTGGGCACAGCCGGCCACCGACATGCTGGATGACGCCCTGGTGCGCGGCTTCGAGGATTCCGGCCGCATCCAAGGGGTGGCCCGCGCCACCACCGGCATCCGCGCCGACTACAAGCTGGCCCTGGATGTGCGCCGCTTCGAAGCCGACTACCGCGGCCAGGCCACGCCCACCGCGCTGATCGAAGTGAACGCCAAGCTGATCCACGTGGTGGACCAGCGCGTGGTCGCCGACCGCACGTTCCGCCAGGAGCAGCCGGTGCCCAGTACCGCCACCGCCGATGTCGCCCGCGCGTTCGAGCAGGGCCTGCAGGCCACGACGTCCGAGGTGGTGGGCTGGACGCTGGTGCGCGGCCAGGCCGATTACCAGCAGGCGCAGGTCACGCCGACCCGGGTGCGTTGA